A part of Clostridium novyi genomic DNA contains:
- a CDS encoding Ig-like domain-containing protein has translation MSDNPIINKNNIKSRSTVFNPISSNFDEVTYKNFPVSGSILSVNPTDGALSYTLETPPTNGFVKIDLEGNWIYTPKINFMGIDSFSVNITNESNGSTISTVNILVKDFPKSFDYLNCCCRNY, from the coding sequence ATGTCAGATAATCCAATTATTAATAAAAATAATATAAAAAGTCGTTCTACTGTATTTAATCCAATCTCATCTAATTTTGATGAAGTAACTTATAAGAATTTTCCCGTTAGTGGTTCTATATTATCCGTTAATCCAACTGATGGAGCTCTCTCATATACCCTTGAAACTCCACCAACTAATGGTTTTGTTAAAATAGACCTTGAGGGTAACTGGATATATACTCCAAAAATAAACTTTATGGGTATAGATTCCTTCTCTGTTAATATAACCAATGAATCTAATGGTTCAACTATATCAACGGTAAATATATTAGTAAAAGATTTTCCTAAATCATTTGATTACCTAAATTGTTGTTGTAGAAATTATTAA
- a CDS encoding Ig-like domain-containing protein, producing the protein MSFNNVFSTITNGAITFIGNKLSDTLTSSVLNIPHGSKIIYAELLWGGMYKPLEEDSKDIINSPIKLALPNSENNFIEIYPQDKQVFAYEKESIYCNSCNITDYVSKYLGGIYRIESTAKITSSTNSNDISRWTLAVIYKNPKLPFRKLNLYVGGYVIDNASSISIPISEFETPSTGQTNANLLISTLNKTTPEDGTEVLIGSNKEDFVHLLDNTDNKNYTIINIDASKGLTNSQNSAILKLSSNKKVYIPNAVGIQIDMNAPILTISQYATRNNIDNSNSIKYTITIKNDGFLPANNVKLNIVPNKNIQYTKNSLTINSNSSLNNIDEKLDLSTINPGNSSIVTFSGDILNHRSTLNSNPNTANLTYDFTNNLGTFHKSNKILLKNSKAINTFPPLINNYQKITYKNTPTSGKVLGLSSTANIVNYTIDTFPSNGFASVNSDGTWIYTPKVEFAGEDNFSINVLDSSGNSSISTIYILVKSIFANQDPISCCPCNIVYPHQLCKYKVNTNPYYCY; encoded by the coding sequence GTGTCTTTTAACAATGTATTTTCAACAATTACCAACGGTGCAATTACTTTTATTGGTAATAAACTCTCTGATACTTTAACTTCATCAGTTCTTAATATTCCTCATGGAAGTAAAATAATATATGCAGAATTACTTTGGGGAGGAATGTATAAACCTTTAGAAGAAGATTCCAAAGATATAATAAATTCACCAATAAAGCTTGCACTTCCTAATAGTGAAAATAATTTTATAGAAATATATCCTCAAGATAAACAAGTCTTTGCTTATGAAAAAGAATCTATATATTGTAATTCTTGTAATATAACTGATTATGTATCTAAATATTTAGGGGGAATTTATAGAATAGAAAGTACAGCTAAAATTACTTCTTCAACTAATTCTAATGATATCTCTAGATGGACTTTAGCTGTTATATACAAAAATCCTAAACTTCCTTTTAGAAAATTAAATTTATATGTAGGAGGATATGTTATAGATAATGCCTCTAGTATTTCTATACCTATATCTGAATTTGAAACACCTTCTACTGGACAAACTAATGCTAATCTTCTTATAAGTACACTAAATAAAACTACTCCAGAAGATGGAACTGAAGTTCTTATTGGTAGCAATAAAGAGGATTTTGTTCATCTATTAGATAATACAGATAATAAAAATTATACAATTATTAATATAGATGCATCTAAAGGACTAACTAATTCTCAAAATTCGGCTATTTTAAAATTGTCCTCAAATAAAAAAGTATATATTCCAAATGCAGTAGGTATTCAAATAGATATGAATGCACCTATTCTTACCATATCCCAATATGCTACTAGGAACAATATAGATAATAGTAATAGTATTAAGTATACTATAACTATTAAAAACGATGGATTTCTTCCTGCAAACAATGTGAAATTAAATATAGTACCAAATAAAAATATTCAATATACTAAAAATTCTTTAACTATAAATTCTAATTCCTCTTTGAATAATATTGACGAAAAATTAGATCTTAGTACTATTAATCCTGGTAATTCATCTATAGTTACATTTAGTGGTGATATATTGAATCATCGTTCTACTTTAAATTCAAACCCAAATACAGCCAATTTAACCTATGATTTCACAAATAACCTTGGTACTTTTCATAAAAGTAATAAAATTCTTTTAAAAAATTCAAAAGCCATTAATACCTTTCCTCCTTTAATTAATAACTATCAAAAGATAACTTACAAAAATACACCTACTTCAGGTAAAGTATTAGGATTAAGTTCCACAGCTAATATAGTTAACTATACTATAGATACATTTCCTAGTAATGGATTTGCAAGTGTAAATTCTGATGGTACATGGATATATACACCTAAAGTTGAATTTGCAGGTGAAGATAACTTCTCCATAAATGTACTAGATTCTAGTGGCAACTCTTCTATATCTACTATATATATATTAGTTAAATCCATATTTGCAAATCAAGATCCAATAAGTTGTTGTCCTTGTAATATAGTTTATCCTCATCAATTATGCAAATATAAAGTTAATACAAATCCTTATTATTGCTATTAA
- a CDS encoding DUF11 domain-containing protein → MPNNLIFSRNTNGNVIFTGNAIGLSKQENSQNSGTVNSIGALMASDLNYLQVPTYPPATTLDYLLDSSRATLNIPNGSNILFAVLSWGGCCKVPGENRISAVVNNVILKSPNPSAPSKYIFPKETYFTDKTKDIVFYSCYAIITNEMQDAISGSYRVSEIPVTSTATDNSNNCGGWTLAVVYTNPSLPARSISIYAGLETVDSLNPFISTISFSKTPESTSQKGRALLSAIHASATLGNNKVLFGPNEYDLTPLSGPRNLSDHFFGSQINDNNGNTDTSGTFGDRNQDILSGNNIIAGRQGWDITNVDASHGLISYQTSGTFKFVTTNNNYLLNMYGLQVDIEVPKLSINKTVSPTFASIGDVVEYTISIPNNSSTTFNNLVLTDTLSNEISYVPNSLTINEHPSGDSPITGVNLGDLAPSQTTIVKFKAHIDLESSNTYDYLNYATLNYEVGTTPNVVSASTKSNINKLFSSSIIIKPNMSITSIPTMVSLKDVVEYTITIENNTTSNITNVILNNSLPSEFSYIIGSLTINGISINSNTKMGIAIGYINSWQTIVVKFKANVNSKPNSGSKYTTSATLDYEFNTADGLLPYSITSTNNIGYLVGGDTPHINNITKTVLPAFASIGDDVEYTISIPNNTSITFNNLILTDTLPNETSYVPNSLTIDGNYSNDSLIIGVTLGNLAPSQTILVKFKAHINSEPSNNFYYINFASVKYEIGTIPNVISSSTKSNINKLYSSSIIIKPNMNIDTNSTAVSLGDIVEYIITVNNDTTDIIEDLTLTNSLPTEFSYISDSLTINDISITSNPDDGVSIGSIIPWQTIIIKFKAKVNSKPNNINYEYTDFVKLSYKFNTDDGLLSYTIKSTNTINYEAASNNPELTNINKTVSPIFASVEDIVEYTISIPNNTLTTFNNLVLIDKLSPELSYVPNSLTVDGIPSNYSPITGVILGNLPPNHTLLVKFKAEVTSESNNSFDYINFATVNYEIGTPPNAILATSKSNINKLYSSSIIIKPYMNITASPVIVSINDIVEYNITINNSTSNSIYDSVLTNELPSEFSYIPDSLTINGMSINGNLNNGITLGSINPWQTIIIKFKTLVNSEPNDVNSQYTDFATLNYKFNTSGGLLPYIITTSNTVNSLGISVSPIVIKTAISSNSDPNIADIGDTINYTVTIKNPSNKTIKNVIFKDSLPNNLSIKSNSLTVNEKPISGNIETGLDLGDIPTEDTIVINFIAEVMRFTYTNSAIVNYQFLSPNNTLLSSSIIATNSIYSNNTSNTIDLKPITFNYKKIIYKNTSITEKITSITLNNNKLKYSLFKPPENGYAKVDMYGTWKYTPKVNFIGLDNFHILIRDDDNNYSISKITILIRNFPDSFDELHCCKNKF, encoded by the coding sequence ATGCCCAATAATTTAATTTTTTCTAGAAATACAAACGGAAATGTTATTTTTACTGGAAACGCAATTGGATTAAGTAAACAAGAAAACTCTCAAAATTCAGGAACTGTTAATTCTATAGGTGCACTTATGGCTAGTGATCTTAACTATCTTCAAGTCCCAACTTATCCCCCTGCTACAACTTTAGATTATCTCTTAGATTCTTCTAGAGCTACATTAAACATACCAAATGGAAGTAATATTTTGTTTGCAGTGTTATCTTGGGGAGGATGCTGTAAAGTACCTGGTGAAAATCGTATATCTGCAGTTGTAAATAACGTAATATTGAAATCTCCTAACCCTTCTGCTCCATCTAAATACATTTTTCCTAAAGAAACTTATTTCACAGATAAAACTAAAGATATAGTATTCTATAGTTGCTATGCCATAATTACCAATGAAATGCAAGATGCCATAAGTGGTAGTTACAGAGTATCTGAAATTCCAGTAACAAGTACAGCTACTGATAATTCTAACAATTGTGGTGGTTGGACACTTGCTGTAGTGTATACTAATCCATCACTTCCTGCTAGATCTATATCTATATATGCTGGATTAGAGACTGTTGATTCTTTAAATCCTTTTATCTCAACAATATCATTTTCAAAAACACCAGAATCAACCTCTCAAAAAGGGAGAGCTTTATTAAGTGCCATACATGCTTCAGCTACCTTAGGTAATAATAAAGTTCTTTTTGGTCCTAATGAATATGATCTAACTCCTTTATCTGGTCCTAGAAATTTAAGCGATCATTTTTTTGGATCTCAAATTAATGATAATAATGGAAATACAGATACCTCTGGAACTTTTGGAGATAGAAATCAAGATATTTTAAGTGGAAATAACATCATAGCAGGTCGTCAAGGATGGGATATTACTAATGTAGATGCATCTCATGGTCTCATAAGCTATCAAACTTCCGGCACTTTTAAATTTGTTACTACCAATAATAACTATTTATTAAATATGTACGGGTTACAAGTTGATATAGAAGTGCCTAAACTTTCTATAAATAAAACTGTTTCACCAACCTTTGCTTCCATTGGGGATGTTGTAGAATATACCATTTCCATACCTAATAATAGTTCTACCACTTTTAATAACTTAGTTTTAACAGATACATTATCTAATGAAATTTCATATGTACCTAATTCTTTAACTATAAATGAACATCCTTCTGGTGACTCTCCTATAACTGGAGTTAATTTAGGTGATTTAGCTCCCTCTCAAACAACTATAGTTAAATTTAAGGCTCATATAGATTTAGAATCCAGTAATACTTATGACTATCTAAACTATGCCACTTTAAACTATGAAGTTGGAACTACACCTAATGTTGTTTCAGCTTCAACTAAAAGTAATATAAATAAATTGTTTTCATCCTCTATAATAATAAAACCAAATATGAGTATAACTTCAATTCCTACTATGGTTTCTTTAAAAGATGTAGTTGAATACACAATAACTATTGAAAATAATACAACTAGTAATATCACAAATGTAATTTTGAATAATTCTCTTCCTTCTGAATTTTCATATATTATTGGTTCTTTAACTATTAATGGTATATCAATAAATTCTAATACCAAAATGGGTATTGCTATTGGATATATTAATTCTTGGCAAACTATTGTAGTTAAATTTAAAGCTAATGTTAATTCTAAACCTAATAGTGGTTCTAAATATACCACTTCCGCTACTCTAGATTATGAATTCAATACCGCCGATGGTCTTTTACCTTATAGTATAACAAGTACCAATAATATAGGATATTTAGTAGGAGGAGATACACCTCATATTAATAATATAACCAAAACTGTTTTACCCGCATTTGCCTCAATTGGAGATGACGTAGAATACACTATTTCCATACCTAATAATACATCTATTACTTTTAATAATTTAATTTTAACAGATACATTACCTAATGAAACTTCATATGTTCCTAATTCTTTAACTATAGATGGAAATTATTCCAATGATTCTCTTATAATTGGTGTTACATTAGGTAATTTAGCTCCTTCTCAAACAATTTTAGTTAAATTTAAGGCTCACATAAATTCAGAACCAAGCAATAACTTTTACTATATAAATTTTGCTAGTGTAAAATACGAAATTGGAACAATCCCTAATGTTATATCCTCATCAACTAAAAGTAATATAAATAAATTATATTCATCATCTATAATTATTAAACCAAATATGAATATTGATACAAATTCCACCGCAGTATCTTTAGGTGATATAGTTGAATATATCATAACTGTTAATAATGACACAACTGATATTATAGAAGATTTAACTTTAACTAATTCTTTGCCTACCGAATTTTCATATATTTCTGATTCTTTAACCATTAATGATATATCAATAACTTCCAATCCTGATGATGGAGTTTCTATTGGTTCTATAATTCCTTGGCAAACTATTATAATTAAATTTAAAGCTAAAGTTAATTCTAAACCTAATAACATCAACTATGAATATACTGATTTTGTAAAATTAAGTTATAAGTTCAATACCGATGATGGCCTTTTATCTTATACCATTAAGTCTACTAATACTATAAACTATGAAGCTGCAAGTAATAATCCTGAACTCACCAATATAAACAAAACTGTTTCACCAATATTTGCTTCTGTTGAAGATATTGTAGAATATACTATTTCTATACCTAATAATACATTAACTACCTTTAATAACTTAGTTTTAATAGATAAATTATCTCCTGAACTTTCATATGTACCTAATTCTTTAACTGTAGATGGAATTCCTTCTAATTATTCTCCTATAACAGGTGTAATTTTAGGTAATTTACCTCCCAATCATACACTTTTAGTTAAATTTAAGGCTGAGGTAACCTCTGAATCTAATAATAGTTTTGATTATATAAATTTTGCTACAGTAAACTATGAAATTGGAACTCCACCTAATGCTATATTAGCCACATCTAAAAGTAATATAAATAAACTGTATTCATCATCAATAATTATAAAACCTTACATGAATATTACTGCAAGTCCTGTTATAGTTTCTATAAATGACATTGTGGAATATAATATAACTATTAATAATTCTACATCTAATAGTATTTACGATTCAGTTTTAACTAATGAACTTCCTTCTGAATTTTCATATATTCCTGATTCTCTAACTATTAACGGTATGTCAATAAACGGTAATCTCAACAATGGAATTACGCTTGGATCCATAAATCCTTGGCAAACTATTATTATAAAATTTAAAACACTAGTTAATTCTGAACCTAATGATGTAAATTCTCAATATACTGATTTTGCTACTTTAAATTATAAATTTAATACTTCTGGTGGACTTTTACCTTATATTATTACAACTTCAAATACTGTAAATTCTTTAGGTATTTCTGTATCTCCTATTGTAATTAAAACCGCTATATCTAGTAATTCTGATCCTAATATAGCTGATATAGGTGATACTATTAATTACACCGTAACTATTAAAAATCCTAGTAATAAAACTATTAAAAATGTTATTTTTAAAGATTCATTACCAAATAATTTATCAATAAAGTCTAATTCATTAACTGTTAATGAAAAACCTATATCGGGAAACATAGAGACAGGATTAGATTTAGGGGATATACCTACTGAAGATACCATTGTAATAAATTTCATAGCAGAAGTTATGCGTTTTACTTATACAAACTCTGCTATTGTAAATTACCAATTTTTATCTCCAAATAATACTTTACTAAGTAGCAGTATTATTGCTACGAATAGTATATACTCTAATAACACCTCTAATACTATTGATTTAAAACCCATAACTTTTAATTATAAAAAAATTATTTATAAAAATACTTCCATTACAGAAAAAATAACTTCTATAACACTGAATAATAATAAATTAAAATATAGCTTATTTAAACCTCCTGAAAATGGATATGCAAAAGTAGATATGTATGGTACATGGAAATATACCCCTAAGGTTAATTTCATAGGTTTGGACAACTTTCATATATTAATACGAGATGACGATAATAATTACAGTATCTCAAAAATAACTATATTAATAAGAAATTTTCCTGACTCTTTTGATGAATTGCATTGTTGTAAAAACAAATTTTAA